One part of the Solanum dulcamara chromosome 8, daSolDulc1.2, whole genome shotgun sequence genome encodes these proteins:
- the LOC129901374 gene encoding protein DEHYDRATION-INDUCED 19 homolog 5-like isoform X3: MAFPLIDSFLNEAEEDVRAWFPCPFCYVEIEVPMLCSHLEDEHCFDLKNAVCPVCAATLGKDPTGHFSVQHAHSVKRRRNYLKPGFWNNATPMIGKDPREITSFFGTNSEFVRYKVQETAPDPLLLPFLCNFSPLDPKCRQQDKSSVCDNVTTEIESSKLAVSDQALEEDFEEQRQRAVFLQELVASTIF; this comes from the exons ATGGCTTTTCCATTAATTG ATTCTTTCTTGAATGAAGCAGAAGAAGACGTTAGAGCTTGGTTCCCTTGCCCTTTCTGTTATGTCGAAATTGAAGTGCCAATGCTTTGCAGCCATTTGGAAGATGAGCATTGTTTTGACTTAAAAAACGCG GTCTGTCCCGTATGTGCTGCAACTTTGGGCAAAGATCCTACCGGACATTTTTCTGTGCAACATGCACACTCAGTAAAG AGGAGGAGAAATTACCTAAAACCTGGCTTCTGGAATAATGCTACACCTATGATCGGAAAGGATCCTCGAGAAATAACTTCATTCTTTGGCACAAATTCAGAATTTGTTCGGTACAAGGTTCAAGAAACTGCTCCTGATCCACTTTTATTGCCATTTCTCTGCAATTTCTCTCCTTTGGATCCTAAATGCAGGCAGCAAGATAAGTCATCTGTTTGTGACAATGTGACTACTGAAATAGAAAG CAGCAAGTTAGCTGTATCTGATCAAGCACTAGAAGAGGATTTTGAAGAGCAAAGGCAGAGAGCTGTATTTCTTCAAGAGCTGGTTGCTTCAACTATATTTTAG
- the LOC129901374 gene encoding protein DEHYDRATION-INDUCED 19 homolog 5-like isoform X1, giving the protein MDVDFWTTRENSANNLSAFQFTHFSNSDSFLNEAEEDVRAWFPCPFCYVEIEVPMLCSHLEDEHCFDLKNAVCPVCAATLGKDPTGHFSVQHAHSVKRRRNYLKPGFWNNATPMIGKDPREITSFFGTNSEFVRYKVQETAPDPLLLPFLCNFSPLDPKCRQQDKSSVCDNVTTEIESSKLAVSDQALEEDFEEQRQRAVFLQELVASTIF; this is encoded by the exons ATGGATGTGGACTTTTGGACTACAAGAGAAAACTCAGCCAATAATCTTTCTGCCTTTCAATTTACCCATTTTAGCAATTCTG ATTCTTTCTTGAATGAAGCAGAAGAAGACGTTAGAGCTTGGTTCCCTTGCCCTTTCTGTTATGTCGAAATTGAAGTGCCAATGCTTTGCAGCCATTTGGAAGATGAGCATTGTTTTGACTTAAAAAACGCG GTCTGTCCCGTATGTGCTGCAACTTTGGGCAAAGATCCTACCGGACATTTTTCTGTGCAACATGCACACTCAGTAAAG AGGAGGAGAAATTACCTAAAACCTGGCTTCTGGAATAATGCTACACCTATGATCGGAAAGGATCCTCGAGAAATAACTTCATTCTTTGGCACAAATTCAGAATTTGTTCGGTACAAGGTTCAAGAAACTGCTCCTGATCCACTTTTATTGCCATTTCTCTGCAATTTCTCTCCTTTGGATCCTAAATGCAGGCAGCAAGATAAGTCATCTGTTTGTGACAATGTGACTACTGAAATAGAAAG CAGCAAGTTAGCTGTATCTGATCAAGCACTAGAAGAGGATTTTGAAGAGCAAAGGCAGAGAGCTGTATTTCTTCAAGAGCTGGTTGCTTCAACTATATTTTAG
- the LOC129899138 gene encoding elongation factor TuB, chloroplastic-like, whose amino-acid sequence MASISAASATAAAAASTKLNTSGGVLPSNSTKSSKLILSSSFTPTPSTLFLHSAATTTTNTTSSTRHRRFTVRAARGKFERKKPHVNIGTIGHVDHGKTTLTAALTMALASLGNSAPKKYDEIDAAPEERARGITINTATVEYETENRHYAHVDCPGHADYVKNMITGAAQMDGAILVVSGADGPMPQTKEHILLAKQVGVPNMVVFLNKQDQVDDEELLQLVELEVRELLSSYEFPGDDIPIHSGSALLALEALMANPSIKRGDDQWVDKIYALMDSVDEYIPIPQRQTELPFLMAIEDVFSITGRGTVATGRVERGTVKVGEIVDIVGLKDTRNTTVTGVEMFQKILDEAMAGDNVGLLLRGIQKIDIQRGMVLAKPGTITPHTKFEALVYVLKKEEGGRHSPFFAGYRPQFYMRTTDVTGKVTAIMTDKGEESKMVMPGDRVNMVVELIMPVACEQGMRFAIREGGKTVGAGVIQKILE is encoded by the coding sequence ATGGCTTCAATTTCAGCAGCTTCTGCCACTGCTGCTGCTGCAGCTTCTACAAAGCTTAATACCAGTGGTGGTGTTCTTCCTTCAAATTCCACAAAATCCTCTAAGCTTATCCTTTCATCTTCTTTTACACCAACCCCATCAACCCTTTTCCTCCATTCAGCAGCCACCACTACTACTAATACTACTTCTTCCACCCGCCACCGCCGGTTTACTGTCCGAGCTGCTCGTGGTAAATTCGAACGGAAGAAACCCCATGTCAATATTGGTACAATTGGCCATGTTGACCATGGGAAAACCACACTTACAGCTGCTTTGACCATGGCGCTTGCTTCTCTGGGTAACTCAGCCCCGAAAAAGTATGATGAAATTGATGCTGCCCCTGAAGAAAGGGCTCGTGGGATTACTATTAATACTGCCACAGTGGAATATGAAACTGAGAATAGGCATTACGCCCATGTGGATTGCCCGGGTCACGCTGATTATGTCAAGAACATGATTACTGGTGCTGCCCAGATGGATGGAGCTATACTTGTTGTTTCAGGGGCTGATGGTCCAATGCCGCAGACTAAGGAGCATATTTTGCTTGCTAAGCAAGTGGGTGTCCCTAATATGGTTGTTTTCTTGAACAAACAAGACCAAGTTGATGATGAGGAGTTGCTTCAGCTTGTTGAGTTGGAGGTAAGAGAGTTattgtcaagttatgagtttccTGGTGATGATATTCCTATTCATTCTGGTTCTGCCCTTTTGGCTTTGGAGGCTTTGATGGCTAATCCTAGTATTAAAAGGGGTGATGATCAATGGGTTGATAAGATTTATGCATTAATGGACTCTGTTGATGAATATATTCCTATCCCACAAAGACAAACTGAATTGCCTTTCTTGATGGCTATTGAAGATGTGTTTTCTATTACCGGTAGAGGTACAGTGGCTACAGGGAGAGTGGAGAGAGGGACTGTTAAGGTTGGGGAAATTGTTGATATAGTTGGATTGAAGGACACTAGGAACACTACAGTGACAGGGGTTGAGATGTTTCAGAAGATATTGGATGAAGCAATGGCAGGAGATAATGTGGGGTTGTTGTTGAGAGGTATTCAGAAGATCGATATTCAAAGAGGAATGGTGTTGGCAAAACCTGGAACAATTACTCCACACACCAAGTTTGAAGCTTTGGTGTATGTGTTGAAGAAGGAAGAAGGTGGCAGGCATTCCCCTTTCTTTGCGGGTTATAGGCCACAGTTTTACATGAGGACAACTGATGTGACTGGAAAGGTTACTGCTATTATGACTGACAAAGGAGAGGAATCTAAGATGGTCATGCCTGGTGATCGCGTAAACATGGTGGTTGAGCTCATTATGCCGGTTGCTTGTGAGCAAGGCATGAGGTTCGCTATTAGGGAAGGAGGAAAGACTGTTGGAGCTGGTGTTATTCAGAAAATCTTAGAATGA
- the LOC129900297 gene encoding uncharacterized protein LOC129900297, translating to MSRDRNSVIVKFLYSYGGRILPRRSDGTLRYIGGFTRVLSVDRSISFSELMVKFGELCGSSMHLRCKLPTDDLDVLVSITCDEDLSNVIEEYYRVSALMNKEMKVRALLSPINFPKKESSPSSPMSCFDFPASTLKPGKLGRFNCPPSYAAARRWFSPAVGYPIGRRTDVEELYYSYYGSGSVN from the exons ATGAGTCGGGATCGGAACTCGGTAATCGTCAAATTCCTCTACAGTTACGGCGGCAGAATCCTTCCTCGTCGCTCTGACGGCACGCTCCGTTACATCGGCGGCTTTACTAGAGTTCTCTCCGTTGATCGGTCTATTTCTTTCTCAG AGTTGATGGTGAAGTTTGGAGAATTGTGTGGATCGTCTATGCATTTAAGGTGTAAGCTGCCGACTGATGATTTGGATGTTTTGGTATCGATTACATGTGACGAGGACCTGTCGAATGTGATCGAAGAGTACTATCGAGTTTCAGCATTGATGAATAAAGAGATGAAGGTTAGGGCATTATTATCTCCAATCAATTTTCCGAAAAAGGAGTCTAGTCCGTCTTCGCCAATGTCTTGCTTCGATTTTCCGGCGTCGACCTTGAAGCCTGGAAAACTCGGCCGCTTCAATTGTCCTCCGTCGTATGCGGCGGCGCGTAGATGGTTCTCACCAGCTGTGGGTTATCCGATCGGGAGACGGACAGATGTCGAGGAGCTTTATTATTCTTACTATGGATCCGGAAGCGTCAATTAG
- the LOC129901707 gene encoding U-box domain-containing protein 52-like: protein MSREIEEIGEDSKISTTISSKDAEINDVYVAVGKNDLYVVQWALAHAISPGFRVCLVHIFPTINYIPTPVGNLSRSQLSKEQVQVYINEESNRRKSLLEKYIRLCNDAKVPVDTMLVESNSPAKALLDLIPIVNITSLVIGTRPSRSTRLARKGQDIGEYVQKNAPEFCEVKVVGEVQNTKQIFNRSQPEITRNSDRNFLECICFSLKFY, encoded by the exons ATGTCTAGGGAAATCGAAGAGATTGGAGAAGATAGCAAGATCAGTACTACAATAAGCAGCAAAGATGCAGAAATTAATGATGTTTATGTAGCTGTTGGAAAAAATGACTTGTATGTTGTTCAATGGGCACTTGCTCATGCTATTTCCCCTGGATTTCGCGTCTGCCTCGTGCATATTTTTCCTACCATTAATTACATACCAACACCAG TTGGGAACTTATCAAGAAGCCAATTGAGCAAAGAGCAAGTGCAAGTCTACATCAATGAAGAGAGTAACAGGAGGAAGAGTCTCTTGGAGAAATATATTCGCCTATGCAACGATGCCAAA GTACCAGTTGATACTATGCTTGTGGAAAGCAATTCACCAGCTAAAGCATTACTTGACCTTATTCCTATTGTCAACATTACCAGCCTTGTCATTGGAACCAGGCCATCGCGTTCCACAAG GCTAGCAAGGAAGGGACAAGATATAGGAGAATATGTTCAAAAAAATGCACCAGAATTCTGTGAGGTTAAAGTGGTTGGCGAAGTGCAAAATACAAAACAGATTTTTAATAGAAGTCAGCCTGAGATTACAAGAAATTCTGATAGGAATTTTCTTGAATGCATATGCTTTTCCCTAAAGTTCTATTGA
- the LOC129901374 gene encoding protein DEHYDRATION-INDUCED 19 homolog 5-like isoform X2 — MDVDFWTTRENSANNLSAFQFTHFSNSDSFLNEAEEDVRAWFPCPFCYVEIEVPMLCSHLEDEHCFDLKNAVCPVCAATLGKDPTGHFSVQHAHSVKRRRNYLKPGFWNNATPMIGKDPREITSFFGTNSEFVRYKVQETAPDPLLLPFLCNFSPLDPKCRQQDKSSVCDNVTTEIESKLAVSDQALEEDFEEQRQRAVFLQELVASTIF, encoded by the exons ATGGATGTGGACTTTTGGACTACAAGAGAAAACTCAGCCAATAATCTTTCTGCCTTTCAATTTACCCATTTTAGCAATTCTG ATTCTTTCTTGAATGAAGCAGAAGAAGACGTTAGAGCTTGGTTCCCTTGCCCTTTCTGTTATGTCGAAATTGAAGTGCCAATGCTTTGCAGCCATTTGGAAGATGAGCATTGTTTTGACTTAAAAAACGCG GTCTGTCCCGTATGTGCTGCAACTTTGGGCAAAGATCCTACCGGACATTTTTCTGTGCAACATGCACACTCAGTAAAG AGGAGGAGAAATTACCTAAAACCTGGCTTCTGGAATAATGCTACACCTATGATCGGAAAGGATCCTCGAGAAATAACTTCATTCTTTGGCACAAATTCAGAATTTGTTCGGTACAAGGTTCAAGAAACTGCTCCTGATCCACTTTTATTGCCATTTCTCTGCAATTTCTCTCCTTTGGATCCTAAATGCAGGCAGCAAGATAAGTCATCTGTTTGTGACAATGTGACTACTGAAATAGAAAG CAAGTTAGCTGTATCTGATCAAGCACTAGAAGAGGATTTTGAAGAGCAAAGGCAGAGAGCTGTATTTCTTCAAGAGCTGGTTGCTTCAACTATATTTTAG
- the LOC129899443 gene encoding protein JOKA2-like produces the protein MESSIVIKVKYGETLRRFNARVADDKLGLNIDGLKDKIFQLFNFPPDSELTLTYIDEDGDVVTLVDDEDLEDITSQELDPLRISVRLNTEKLRSSGTSSGNSTSVRAPLIQPTFPNINTSVSDLLKSLPKSKSRKILKHSADMASKASSAAREIAELSKALSVTGLSYLKQACPVSGVPMGGVGSREPSQAANAEELTVKTAAQPKNHTVSIDASKLKSSQPDQNEIQCESLSKSPNPNSSLVDSKKEEGNKFGDSHLVGKALGISYSSASTTGREKRADEQPLENHPGAEPVGAVGSSGMLSDGLRSPSSYSTNRVVPQLKNAIQPQYSPFHIPVNRSHNHSDRTASVFHRGVCCDGCGVHPITGPRFKSLVKEDYDLCSICFAQMGNDADYVRMDRPVTYHYPSAFKALHDPRDIFRGCEVKSPKVDSRFTLDVNVLDGTIMAPSTPFTKVWRMRNNGNIVWPQGTKLVWIGGDRFSDAVSVELQITSVGLAVDHDLDVAVNFTAPKLPGRYISYWRMALPSGEKFGQRVWVLIQVDFSMIPPKKEFFYEASQDLDLNFPPASNDIAGSETINVHADITMDDIIADPKISNPAMELVGPVVDGNRNKEQESKSCISSSAAGSSISYPIDLSEAAPAVTSAAPPSVTEVQASSQDDIEMALLKELGGMGFKQVNLNKEVLRMNEYDLDQAVADLCGVSEWDPILEELEEMGFHNKEMNKELLKKNNGSIKRVVMDLIAGEN, from the exons ATGGAGTCTTCTATTGTGATCAAG GTCAAGTATGGAGAGACACTAAGACGATTCAATGCCCGTGTTGCTGATGATAAACTTGGTCTTAACATAGATGGATTAAAAGACAAGatctttcaacttttcaactttcctCCCGACAGTGAACTTACACTAACATACATTGATGAGGATGGAGATGTTGTAACACTTGTTGATGATGAAGATCTGGAGGATATCACGAGCCAGGAACTGGATCCCCTGCGAATATCTGTGAGATTGAACACTGAAAAACTTAGATCTTCGGGTACATCTAGTGGTAATTCTACTTCCGTCAGAGCCCCACTGATCCAGCCTACATTTCCAAACATAAATACGAGTGTTTCTGATCTTCTCAAGTCTTTGCCAAAATCAAAAAGCAGAAAAATCCTAAAGCACTCTGCAGATATGGCATCTAAAGCCTCATCAGCTGCCCGAGAAATTGCTGAGCTTTCCAAGGCTCTCTCTGTGACTGGCTTATCCTACTTAAAGCAGGCTTGTCCAGTCTCCGGAGTACCTATGGGTGGCGTTGGAAGTAGAGAGCCATCTCAAGCAGCGAATGCTGAAGAGCTGACCGTTAAAACTGCAGCACAACCCAAAAATCATACTGTATCCATAGATGCCTCAAAATTGAAGTCTTCCCAACCAGATCAAAATGAAATTCAGTGTGAATCATTATCCAAAAGTCCTAACCCTAACTCATCTCTGGTAGACAGTAAGAAGGAAGAGGGTAACAAATTTGGTGATTCCCATCTTGTTGGGAAGGCTCTTGGTATTTCATATTCTAGTGCCTCAACCACTGGCCGAGAAAAGAGAGCTGATGAACAGCCACTTGAGAATCACCCTGGTGCTGAGCCTGTTGGTGCTGTTGGTTCCTCCGGTATGCTTTCTGATGGTTTGAGATCTCCAAGTTCATATTCCACGAACAGGGTAGTGCCTCAGTTGAAAAATGCTATTCAACCTCAATACTCTCCTTTCCATATCCCAGTTAACAGGAGCCATAATCACAGTGATAGGACAGCCTCTGTTTTCCACAGAGGTGTTTGCTGTGATGGTTGCGGGGTTCATCCAATAACTGGCCCTAGGTTCAAATCTCTAGT AAAGGAGGACTATGATCTCTGCAGCATATGCTTTGCACAAATGGGAAATGATGCTGATTACGTCAGAATGGATCGTCCTGTTACTTACCATTATCCCTCAGCTTTCAAGGCTTTACATGATCCT CGTGACATCTTTCGAGGCTGCGAGGTAAAATCGCCTAAGGTGGACAGCCGCTTCACACTGGATGTCAATGTACTTGATGGTACTATCATGGCTCCATCGACTCCATTTACCAAGGTCTGGAGAATGAGGAACAATGGTAATATTGTCTGGCCACAAGGAACAAAACTTGTTTGGATTGGGGGAGATAGATTCAGTGATGCAGTCTCTGTTGAATTACAG ATTACTTCGGTTGGCTTGGCTGTAGACCATGATCTTGATGTGGCAGTTAATTTTACAGCTCCTAAGCTTCCTGGTAGGTACATCTCCTACTGGAGGATGGCCTTGCCTTCAGGGGAGAAGTTTGGGCAGCGCGTATGGGTGCTTATCCAG GTTGATTTTTCAATGATCCCACCGAAAAAGGAGTTTTTTTATGAAGCGTCTCAGGACCTGGACTTGAATTTTCCTCCGGCCAGCAATGATATAGCTGGTTCTGAAACTATTAATGTGCATGCAGACATTACAATGGATGATATAATTGCTGACCCTAAAATCTCAAACCCTGCCATGGAATTGGTTGGGCCGGTGGTTGATGGAAACCGAAACAAGGAGCAGGAGTCCAAGTCATGTATTTCTTCTTCTGCAGCTGGTTCGTCAATTTCATATCCCATTGATTTATCTGAGGCAGCACCAGCAGTTACTTCTGCTGCACCACCCTCTGTCACAGAGGTGCAGGCATCTTCACAGGATGATATCGAGATGGCCCTCCTGAAGGAACTGGGGGGAATGGGTTTCAAACAGGTTAACTTAAACAAAGAAGTCTTGAGGATGAACGAGTATGACTTGGATCAGGCAGTAGCTGATCTTTGTGGTGTTTCTGAGTGGGATCCTATCCTTGAAGAGCTGGAGGAGATG GGATTCCACAACAAAGAGATGAACAAGGAGTTGCTCAAGAAGAATAATGGCAGCATTAAGCGTGTTGTGATGGATCTTATTGCTGGAGAGAATTAG